In Paralichthys olivaceus isolate ysfri-2021 chromosome 13, ASM2471397v2, whole genome shotgun sequence, the following are encoded in one genomic region:
- the LOC109632180 gene encoding protein tyrosine phosphatase type IVA 3 isoform X1: protein MNRPAPVELCHKNMRFLITHNPTDSTLSSFIEDLKRFGATTVVRVCDITYDKTPLEKDGITVVDWPFDDGAPPPSKLVDDWLSLLKKKFQEDPGCCVAVHCVAGLGRAPVLVALALIESGMKYEDAIQLIRQKRRGAINSKQLTYLEKYRSKQRLRFKDSHTHKNKCCIM from the exons ATGAACCGTCCAGCTCCAGTGGAACTGTGCCACAAGAACATGAGATTCCTCATCACCCACAACCCCACAGACAGCACTCTCAGCTCCTTCATAGAG GACCTGAAGCGGTTTGGTGCCACCACTGTGGTTCGCGTGTGTGACATCACTTATGACAAAACGCCGCTTGAGAAAGACGGCATCACTGTGGTG GATTGGCCCTTTGATGATGGAGCCCCACCTCCGAGTAAACTTGTTGATGATTGGCTGAGTCTGCTGAAGAAGAAGTTTCAGGAGGATCCAGGATGCTGCGTGGCAGTTCACTGTGTGGCTGGACTGGGACG GGCTCCTGTCCTGGTTGCCCTGGCTCTGATAGAGAGTGGGATGAAGTATGAGGACGCTATTCAACTTATCAGGCA GAAGCGTCGCGGAGCCATCAACAGCAAACAGCTGACCTACCTGGAGAAATATCGATCCAAGCAGAGGCTCCGCTTCAaagattctcacacacacaagaacaagtGTTGcatcatgtaa
- the LOC109632180 gene encoding protein tyrosine phosphatase type IVA 3 isoform X2: protein MNRPAPVELCHKNMRFLITHNPTDSTLSSFIEDLKRFGATTVVRVCDITYDKTPLEKDGITVVDWPFDDGAPPPSKLVDDWLSLLKKKFQEDPGCCVAVHCVAGLGRKRRGAINSKQLTYLEKYRSKQRLRFKDSHTHKNKCCIM, encoded by the exons ATGAACCGTCCAGCTCCAGTGGAACTGTGCCACAAGAACATGAGATTCCTCATCACCCACAACCCCACAGACAGCACTCTCAGCTCCTTCATAGAG GACCTGAAGCGGTTTGGTGCCACCACTGTGGTTCGCGTGTGTGACATCACTTATGACAAAACGCCGCTTGAGAAAGACGGCATCACTGTGGTG GATTGGCCCTTTGATGATGGAGCCCCACCTCCGAGTAAACTTGTTGATGATTGGCTGAGTCTGCTGAAGAAGAAGTTTCAGGAGGATCCAGGATGCTGCGTGGCAGTTCACTGTGTGGCTGGACTGGGACG GAAGCGTCGCGGAGCCATCAACAGCAAACAGCTGACCTACCTGGAGAAATATCGATCCAAGCAGAGGCTCCGCTTCAaagattctcacacacacaagaacaagtGTTGcatcatgtaa